In Halobaculum limi, one DNA window encodes the following:
- a CDS encoding DUF7501 family protein has product MPDHAHPSRDAPGWDDPDFCPFCGTRLADPGSGFIDHLGVAPECRDRFDAWREHVTGDIGGEWGG; this is encoded by the coding sequence ATGCCCGACCACGCGCATCCGTCGCGGGACGCACCCGGGTGGGACGATCCAGACTTCTGTCCATTCTGTGGAACGAGGCTGGCGGATCCGGGGAGTGGATTCATCGATCACCTCGGTGTCGCCCCCGAGTGTCGCGACCGATTCGACGCCTGGCGTGAGCACGTGACTGGCGATATCGGGGGCGAGTGGGGTGGATGA
- a CDS encoding inorganic phosphate transporter has translation MVELLLVVGVLISMFVAYNIGGSTTGPAFGPAVGSDAISKTAAAALMGVFFFLGAWTIGRNVVTKLGSELVTNPGIFTLESSIAVLFFIGIALFVGNVFGVPASTSMTAVGAIAGLALAGGVLDFAVMGEIVIWWGVSPIIGFWVALIIGRYFYARLNRLVAIDRSSGPLLVVDRSGAIPVPRLHETTNRKELGGTVTVIAIGCLMAFSSGTSNIANAVAPLVGSGELAMNPAIILGGVAVAIGAFTIARRTLDTMGSDITELPLTAAIVVASISSTLVVFLSVLGIPASFVIIATVSIIGLGWGRATRTVTLPDAVRDDKTPPVTVDALAADEAGEPVPPIGEEDADRIPQGGELFDPATTARVVLMQNVVPAIATVGAYLTFRYVPVFGF, from the coding sequence GTGGTCGAACTGCTGCTCGTCGTCGGGGTGTTGATCTCGATGTTCGTGGCGTACAACATCGGCGGGTCGACGACCGGGCCGGCGTTCGGGCCAGCCGTGGGGTCCGACGCCATCTCGAAGACCGCGGCGGCGGCGCTGATGGGGGTGTTCTTCTTCCTCGGCGCGTGGACGATCGGTCGCAACGTCGTCACGAAACTCGGCTCCGAACTCGTCACCAACCCGGGGATCTTCACGCTCGAATCGTCCATCGCGGTGCTGTTCTTCATCGGAATCGCGCTGTTCGTGGGCAACGTCTTCGGCGTGCCCGCCTCGACGTCGATGACGGCCGTGGGTGCCATCGCGGGGTTGGCGCTCGCTGGGGGTGTGCTCGACTTCGCTGTGATGGGTGAGATCGTCATCTGGTGGGGGGTCTCGCCGATCATTGGCTTCTGGGTGGCGCTCATCATTGGGCGCTACTTCTACGCGCGACTCAATCGACTGGTCGCGATCGACCGGAGTTCAGGACCATTACTCGTGGTCGACCGCTCCGGCGCGATTCCGGTGCCCCGACTCCACGAGACGACGAACCGGAAGGAACTGGGCGGGACGGTGACGGTCATCGCTATCGGCTGTCTGATGGCGTTCAGTTCGGGCACCTCGAACATCGCCAACGCGGTCGCACCGCTGGTGGGCAGCGGCGAACTCGCGATGAACCCCGCGATCATCCTCGGCGGTGTGGCCGTCGCCATCGGTGCGTTCACTATCGCCCGGCGGACGCTGGATACGATGGGGAGCGACATCACGGAACTGCCGCTGACGGCCGCCATCGTCGTCGCCTCGATCAGTTCGACGCTCGTCGTGTTCCTCTCGGTACTCGGCATCCCCGCGAGTTTCGTCATCATCGCCACCGTGTCGATCATCGGCCTCGGTTGGGGCCGAGCGACGCGGACGGTGACGCTTCCCGACGCCGTCCGCGACGACAAGACGCCACCCGTCACGGTCGACGCACTGGCCGCCGACGAGGCCGGAGAACCCGTCCCCCCGATCGGCGAGGAAGACGCCGACCGCATCCCGCAGGGTGGGGAACTGTTCGACCCTGCGACGACCGCACGGGTCGTGCTGATGCAGAACGTCGTCCCCGCCATCGCGACGGTCGGTGCGTACCTCACCTTCCGATACGTCCCCGTGTTCGGATTCTGA
- a CDS encoding Hsp20/alpha crystallin family protein, translating to MSSSRNPFEELEDLLERVSRQFEESPYMWEPESRLGRWTSQFEAMPVDLADHEDEFVVTVDLPGFERDNVDVRVTDHTLQIDADHEEAVDEEAEHYLRHERRHESMHRSIRLPDEVDKDSVNAQMKNGVLTITLPKIDVEEARSIDIHVE from the coding sequence ATGAGTTCGTCCAGAAACCCGTTCGAGGAATTGGAGGATCTCCTCGAACGCGTAAGTCGACAGTTCGAGGAATCACCGTATATGTGGGAACCGGAGAGTCGGCTCGGCCGGTGGACCTCGCAGTTCGAGGCGATGCCGGTCGACCTCGCCGACCACGAGGATGAGTTCGTCGTGACAGTCGACCTGCCGGGGTTCGAACGCGACAACGTCGACGTCCGCGTGACGGACCACACGCTCCAGATCGACGCGGACCACGAGGAGGCCGTCGACGAGGAGGCGGAACACTATCTCAGACACGAACGGCGCCACGAGTCGATGCACCGGTCGATCCGACTACCAGACGAGGTGGACAAAGACAGCGTCAACGCTCAGATGAAAAACGGTGTGTTGACGATCACGCTGCCCAAGATCGACGTCGAGGAGGCGCGGTCGATCGACATCCACGTCGAATAA
- a CDS encoding RtcB family protein — MRVPVRVYGSEALISEMRLADDLTLAQGRNVATLPGIRKFAVILPDGHQGYGFPIGGVAAVDPDAGVISPGGIGFDINCGVRLLRTPLRYADIQGNEQELVDRLYETIPCGLGKGGYLNTDRDDLLGILAGGLEWMRNHGYATQDDIDHCEENGRLEGNPNAVPAEALARGHNQVGSLGSGNHFLEVQRVADVYDAETAAAFGIEADRIVVMIHSGSRGLGHQTCTEYIRRFERAFPAIADSLPDRQLIYAPLSEEVAARYKGAMYAAANFAWANRQAMTEGVREVFADLFGVMDVELVYDVCHNIAKEERHRINGGEKTVLVHRKGATRAFPAGRPEVPAAYRDVGQPVFIPGSMGTSSYVLCGGERSLDRTFGSTAHGAGRMMSRTQAKREYTANELQRTLREQGIYVRARSGGTLTEEAPGAYKDIDEVIRVSDALNIGTKVARMRPVANIKG; from the coding sequence ATGCGCGTCCCGGTGCGGGTGTACGGGTCGGAGGCGCTTATCTCAGAGATGCGTCTTGCGGACGACCTCACGCTCGCCCAAGGACGAAACGTAGCGACACTCCCCGGAATCCGGAAATTCGCGGTTATTCTTCCGGATGGGCACCAGGGATACGGATTCCCGATCGGTGGAGTGGCGGCCGTCGACCCGGACGCCGGTGTGATCAGCCCTGGCGGTATTGGCTTCGATATCAACTGCGGCGTGCGACTCCTCCGGACGCCGCTGCGGTATGCCGACATACAGGGGAACGAGCAGGAGCTTGTCGACCGCCTGTACGAGACGATCCCGTGTGGGCTCGGCAAGGGTGGCTACCTCAATACCGACCGAGACGACTTACTGGGCATTCTCGCGGGCGGACTAGAGTGGATGCGCAACCACGGCTACGCGACGCAGGATGACATCGACCACTGTGAGGAGAACGGCCGACTTGAGGGTAATCCGAACGCGGTCCCGGCGGAGGCGCTGGCCCGTGGCCACAACCAGGTTGGGTCGCTCGGGTCCGGTAACCACTTTCTGGAGGTCCAGCGGGTTGCCGACGTGTACGACGCCGAGACGGCCGCGGCGTTCGGGATCGAAGCCGATCGGATCGTCGTGATGATCCACTCGGGGTCGCGCGGCCTCGGTCACCAGACGTGTACCGAGTACATCCGTCGGTTCGAGCGGGCGTTCCCGGCGATTGCTGACTCGTTACCCGACCGGCAGCTGATCTACGCGCCGCTCAGTGAGGAGGTCGCCGCCCGGTATAAGGGCGCAATGTACGCAGCGGCGAACTTCGCGTGGGCGAACCGTCAGGCGATGACCGAGGGAGTTCGGGAAGTGTTCGCGGACCTCTTCGGGGTGATGGACGTAGAACTCGTTTACGACGTTTGCCACAACATTGCCAAGGAGGAACGCCACCGCATCAACGGCGGCGAGAAGACGGTGTTAGTCCACCGTAAGGGTGCCACGAGGGCGTTTCCGGCGGGCCGACCAGAGGTCCCGGCCGCATACCGCGATGTAGGCCAGCCGGTGTTCATCCCCGGGAGTATGGGCACGTCGTCGTACGTGCTGTGCGGAGGCGAGCGATCGCTCGACAGGACGTTCGGATCGACCGCCCACGGCGCGGGCCGGATGATGTCGCGCACACAAGCAAAGCGAGAGTACACGGCGAACGAACTCCAGCGAACGCTCCGTGAGCAGGGAATCTACGTCCGCGCTCGCTCGGGCGGCACGCTCACCGAGGAGGCGCCGGGTGCCTACAAAGACATTGACGAGGTCATCCGCGTGAGCGACGCGCTCAACATTGGGACGAAAGTCGCGCGGATGCGACCGGTCGCCAACATCAAGGGATGA
- a CDS encoding dienelactone hydrolase family protein, which translates to MDEKLSESVIIPVNGVRLEGDLIVPEGASGLIVFAHGSGSSRHSPRNRFVAEVLHDHGLGTLLFDLLTETEDREYETRFDIDLLTERLSTATDWLREHEGTRDMSLGYFGSSTGAAAALRAAAVRGTDVKAVVSRGGRVDLAAEQLPDVTASTLFVVGGADTTVLELNRSAFDHLSCTKDLQVIDGAGHLFEGDGELEAVANIAAEWFDRHLS; encoded by the coding sequence ATGGACGAGAAGCTCAGCGAGTCGGTGATAATCCCCGTCAACGGGGTCCGACTTGAGGGCGACCTCATCGTTCCTGAGGGGGCGTCTGGACTCATCGTGTTCGCACACGGGAGCGGGAGCAGCAGGCATAGCCCGCGAAACAGATTCGTAGCCGAGGTACTCCACGATCACGGCCTGGGAACGCTCTTGTTTGACCTCCTCACCGAGACCGAGGATCGCGAGTACGAGACGCGCTTCGACATCGATCTGCTCACCGAGCGGCTCTCGACAGCGACTGACTGGCTTCGTGAGCACGAGGGGACGCGTGATATGAGCCTTGGTTACTTCGGGTCGAGTACGGGTGCGGCGGCTGCTCTTCGGGCGGCCGCCGTACGTGGGACGGATGTCAAAGCAGTGGTCTCGCGCGGCGGGCGTGTCGACCTCGCCGCTGAGCAGCTGCCGGACGTCACCGCTTCAACGCTGTTCGTCGTTGGCGGCGCCGACACGACAGTTTTGGAACTCAATCGGAGCGCGTTCGATCACCTCTCCTGTACAAAAGACCTCCAGGTGATCGACGGTGCGGGGCATCTCTTCGAGGGGGACGGCGAGTTGGAGGCGGTCGCCAACATTGCCGCCGAGTGGTTCGACCGCCATCTCTCGTGA
- a CDS encoding DUF445 family protein: MNPSRVDSIVDLTYGLLIAVSVGLILTVETAVGVAFGFGVLVSYVIHVAWKMARFDPDWMTTAVKETVDETVKETVDETVKETVDETVDKTVGETVEKTVAETVDKTVEDTVAETVDKTVGETVEKTVAETVDKTVGETVEKTVAETVDKTVSETVDETVDKTVDETVEEKVGETVEKTVEETVGETVEETVGETVEKTVDETVEEKVGETVEKTVEETVEEKVGETVEKTVEETVGETVEETVGETVEKTVEETVGETVDETVEKTVEEKIDETVGETVEETVGETVEKTVEETVGETVEKTVEETVEEKVDETVEKTVEERLGAEESADEDADGDASDDADDDDTDADDDTETDSAEAQ, encoded by the coding sequence ATGAACCCGAGCCGTGTCGACTCAATCGTCGACCTGACGTACGGACTGTTGATCGCTGTCTCTGTCGGACTAATTCTGACCGTCGAAACCGCCGTCGGCGTCGCGTTCGGGTTCGGTGTCCTCGTCTCGTACGTGATTCACGTCGCGTGGAAGATGGCCCGGTTCGATCCCGACTGGATGACGACGGCGGTCAAGGAGACAGTCGACGAGACAGTCAAAGAGACGGTGGACGAGACGGTCAAGGAGACGGTGGACGAGACGGTCGATAAGACGGTCGGTGAGACTGTTGAAAAGACAGTCGCAGAAACTGTGGACAAAACGGTCGAAGACACCGTCGCGGAGACGGTAGACAAGACAGTCGGCGAGACAGTCGAGAAAACGGTCGCGGAGACGGTAGACAAGACGGTCGGTGAGACAGTGGAGAAGACGGTCGCGGAGACGGTAGACAAGACGGTCTCGGAGACAGTGGACGAGACAGTGGACAAGACGGTAGACGAGACGGTCGAAGAGAAGGTTGGCGAGACGGTGGAGAAGACCGTCGAAGAGACCGTTGGCGAAACTGTCGAGGAGACGGTCGGCGAGACAGTGGAGAAGACGGTCGACGAGACAGTCGAAGAGAAGGTTGGCGAGACAGTCGAGAAAACGGTCGAGGAGACGGTCGAAGAGAAGGTTGGCGAGACAGTCGAGAAAACGGTCGAAGAGACTGTTGGCGAAACCGTCGAGGAGACCGTCGGTGAGACAGTGGAGAAGACGGTCGAGGAAACAGTAGGGGAAACCGTCGACGAGACGGTCGAGAAAACCGTCGAAGAGAAGATCGACGAGACCGTCGGGGAGACAGTCGAAGAAACGGTCGGAGAAACCGTCGAGAAGACCGTTGAGGAGACAGTCGGCGAGACGGTGGAGAAAACGGTCGAGGAGACGGTCGAAGAGAAGGTCGACGAGACGGTGGAGAAGACCGTCGAAGAACGACTCGGGGCGGAGGAGTCGGCGGACGAGGATGCAGACGGTGACGCGAGCGACGACGCAGATGACGACGACACGGACGCGGACGACGACACCGAGACCGACTCGGCGGAGGCGCAATAG
- a CDS encoding PEP/pyruvate-binding domain-containing protein has protein sequence MTQNRTRSQEYVRPLNALGADDLAVAGGKGANLGVLAAAGLPVQPGFVVTTAASRTFTDDAAIREAIERLDSHDANDTDALAETAAEIRALVKARPADDAVDRAIDEALDGAADATYAVRSSATAEDLPTASFAGQHDTYLAVAADDIVDSVRDCVASLYTDRAVAYRARSGIAHSDVEMAVVVQEMVDADAAGVLFTADPETGKRTVATVDATYGLGDTVVAGEVRADHARVARDTGEILAYDVGEKATELRLSQDGTAAVEPSTDRRESRVLTDDQLRTLVDLGGRVEALFDVPQDIEWALVDDEFVLLQSRPITSLVSLPVPRPDDDRLHVYLSLGHGQAMTDAMPPLALDVWEAVYGEVLNGFTGVDRHWITRSEGRAYMDITPFLGLRRTRAGVVETIEAVNKSAAEGTERLLVERRDEFSIGLSLATLPNLLRTTTRVLPLITRLLWEGVAPFIRGSGGIDEFVAELDEWASAQSLALLDTDEPAALVDNVFTGFSPEFVAEVSPKSMRVVIGPLAGSVLERLVPGADTTTVEAAARGNEAEVGTRMTLALGDIADVARETPTVEQAILDGQSYEEIRATDGSEPFVEAFEAFIDEFGHRAVGEFDISRPRWRDDPSGPLGIVRGNLRGEEPGAHRTRLRARKREAQAAIDELDASAGRGLLGPIRRPLVRHLLRTYRSHIHLRDEPKHAIAYVFAAWHTALQQAGEHLVDEGVLDDPDDVWFLREDELRSLVADADAAVPDIAARKREHERHSRIDAPPLITSEGEIPQADRPDVDEHTLVGTGVSGGIVEGVARIVDDPATTTLRSGEILVCPSSDPAWTPLFATAAGLVTEVGGSLTHGALVAREYGLPAVASVTDATTAIRDGQRIRVDGDAGTVELLDDESQVEDVTPGD, from the coding sequence ATGACACAGAACCGAACGCGGTCACAGGAGTACGTCCGTCCACTCAACGCGCTCGGTGCCGACGACCTCGCAGTCGCCGGCGGTAAGGGTGCGAACCTGGGCGTGCTCGCCGCGGCGGGACTACCAGTCCAGCCTGGGTTCGTAGTGACAACCGCTGCATCCCGGACGTTCACCGACGACGCGGCGATACGGGAGGCGATCGAGCGACTCGACTCGCACGACGCCAACGACACCGATGCGCTGGCCGAGACGGCCGCCGAGATCCGAGCACTCGTCAAGGCACGGCCGGCCGACGACGCCGTCGACCGCGCGATCGACGAGGCGCTCGACGGTGCTGCCGATGCGACATACGCCGTCCGCTCGTCGGCGACTGCGGAAGACCTCCCGACAGCATCGTTCGCTGGGCAACACGACACGTACCTCGCAGTCGCCGCTGACGACATCGTCGACAGCGTCCGCGACTGCGTCGCTAGCCTGTACACCGACCGGGCGGTCGCCTATCGCGCCCGCAGTGGAATCGCCCACAGCGACGTGGAGATGGCAGTGGTCGTCCAGGAGATGGTTGATGCCGACGCGGCGGGTGTGTTGTTCACCGCCGATCCGGAAACCGGCAAGCGCACCGTCGCGACCGTCGACGCGACGTACGGCCTCGGCGACACCGTCGTTGCCGGCGAGGTGCGTGCCGACCACGCGCGGGTCGCCCGCGACACCGGTGAGATCCTCGCGTACGACGTCGGCGAGAAGGCGACCGAGTTGCGCCTCTCCCAAGACGGAACCGCCGCGGTGGAACCGTCGACTGACAGACGCGAGTCACGCGTCCTCACTGACGACCAACTCCGGACGCTCGTCGACCTCGGCGGCCGGGTCGAGGCGCTGTTCGACGTGCCCCAGGACATCGAATGGGCACTTGTGGATGACGAGTTCGTACTCTTGCAGTCCCGACCGATCACGTCGCTTGTCTCGCTCCCGGTCCCGCGCCCGGATGACGACCGGTTGCACGTCTACCTCAGCCTCGGCCACGGCCAAGCGATGACCGACGCGATGCCACCGTTAGCGCTTGATGTGTGGGAGGCGGTATACGGTGAGGTGCTGAACGGCTTTACCGGAGTCGACCGGCACTGGATCACCAGGAGCGAGGGCCGGGCGTATATGGACATCACGCCGTTCCTCGGGCTCCGGCGCACGCGTGCAGGCGTCGTCGAGACAATCGAGGCGGTGAACAAGTCGGCCGCCGAGGGGACTGAACGACTCCTCGTGGAGCGACGCGACGAGTTCAGCATCGGACTGTCGCTCGCGACCCTCCCAAATCTCCTCCGGACGACAACCCGCGTCCTCCCGCTCATCACACGGCTACTCTGGGAGGGCGTCGCTCCATTCATCCGCGGGTCGGGGGGTATCGACGAGTTCGTCGCCGAACTCGATGAGTGGGCGAGCGCGCAGTCGCTCGCACTCTTGGATACGGACGAGCCGGCCGCCTTGGTCGACAACGTCTTCACTGGCTTCTCGCCGGAGTTCGTCGCAGAAGTGTCGCCGAAGTCGATGCGTGTCGTCATCGGCCCACTGGCGGGCAGTGTCCTCGAACGGCTGGTCCCCGGCGCAGACACCACGACTGTCGAGGCAGCCGCGAGAGGCAACGAGGCGGAGGTCGGGACGCGGATGACGCTAGCGCTCGGTGACATCGCGGACGTCGCACGAGAGACCCCAACGGTCGAACAGGCAATCCTCGATGGACAGTCGTACGAGGAGATTCGCGCCACCGACGGCAGCGAGCCGTTCGTCGAAGCGTTCGAGGCGTTCATTGACGAGTTCGGCCATCGAGCTGTTGGCGAGTTCGACATCAGCCGTCCGCGGTGGCGTGACGACCCGTCGGGACCGCTTGGCATCGTTCGAGGGAACCTCCGCGGCGAAGAGCCGGGCGCACACAGAACCCGACTTCGTGCGCGCAAACGCGAGGCACAAGCAGCGATCGACGAACTGGATGCGAGTGCTGGACGAGGGTTACTCGGCCCTATCCGGCGACCGCTCGTGCGCCACCTCCTCCGGACGTATCGGAGCCACATCCACCTCCGAGACGAGCCGAAGCACGCCATCGCCTATGTGTTCGCAGCGTGGCACACAGCGCTGCAGCAGGCGGGCGAACACCTCGTCGATGAGGGTGTGCTCGACGACCCGGACGACGTCTGGTTCCTCCGAGAAGACGAGCTCCGGTCGCTCGTCGCCGACGCCGACGCCGCGGTCCCCGACATCGCTGCACGAAAACGTGAACACGAACGACACAGTCGGATCGACGCTCCGCCACTCATCACGAGTGAGGGAGAGATTCCACAAGCGGACCGCCCGGATGTAGACGAGCACACACTGGTCGGCACGGGCGTCTCCGGGGGCATCGTCGAAGGCGTCGCCCGAATCGTTGACGACCCAGCGACGACGACCCTCCGCTCGGGAGAGATTCTCGTGTGTCCGTCATCAGACCCCGCGTGGACGCCGCTGTTCGCGACCGCAGCTGGGCTTGTCACCGAGGTCGGTGGGAGTCTGACCCACGGCGCACTCGTCGCCCGCGAGTATGGCCTCCCGGCGGTTGCCTCAGTGACTGACGCGACGACGGCGATCCGTGACGGCCAGCGGATCCGCGTCGATGGCGATGCCGGGACCGTCGAGTTGCTCGACGACGAGTCGCAAGTTGAAGACGTGACGCCTGGCGATTAA
- a CDS encoding flap structure-specific endonuclease → MGVAPLREIAVASTIDPADLRGETGAVDAYNWLYRYLTVTVRYTDPEVYTTAEGTQVPNLVGVIRGLPKFFEYQFFPIFVFDGTPAPLKNRALARRRRERQRAAERAADAREHNEDRVAARYASRSVRITETIRRTTRELYDMLDVPFLDAPGEAEAQAAHMARAENVDYAVTDDYDALLYGTPLTVRQFTSAGAPECMAFEATLERHDISWEQLVDVAILCGTDYNDGVPGVGAARALALIRRYGDLDGALAAVDASVAHADRIRAQFLEPSVTDDYKVSPSWHPDLPAARSFILDEWEIPASVVAPAFERLEAARDAWA, encoded by the coding sequence GTGGGTGTCGCACCGCTGCGTGAGATTGCCGTCGCGTCGACGATCGACCCAGCAGACCTTCGCGGAGAGACGGGCGCAGTGGACGCATACAACTGGCTCTACCGATACCTGACAGTCACCGTCCGCTACACCGATCCCGAAGTATACACTACGGCCGAAGGAACCCAGGTTCCGAACCTCGTCGGCGTCATCAGAGGTCTGCCGAAGTTCTTCGAGTATCAGTTCTTCCCCATATTCGTCTTCGACGGCACGCCGGCGCCGCTCAAAAACCGGGCGCTCGCTCGACGTCGGCGGGAGCGACAGCGGGCGGCCGAGCGAGCCGCCGACGCCCGCGAGCATAACGAAGATCGAGTGGCCGCCCGCTACGCGTCACGGTCAGTGCGGATTACTGAGACCATTCGGCGGACGACCCGGGAGCTGTACGATATGTTAGATGTACCGTTCCTCGACGCACCGGGCGAGGCAGAAGCACAGGCGGCGCATATGGCCCGAGCTGAGAATGTGGACTACGCTGTGACCGACGACTACGACGCGCTGTTGTACGGGACACCCCTGACCGTCCGTCAATTCACGAGCGCTGGTGCACCAGAATGTATGGCGTTCGAGGCGACACTCGAGCGCCACGATATCTCTTGGGAGCAACTCGTGGACGTGGCAATCCTCTGTGGAACAGACTACAACGACGGCGTCCCAGGAGTCGGTGCCGCGCGTGCGCTCGCACTGATCCGGCGGTATGGTGACCTTGACGGGGCACTCGCAGCGGTTGATGCAAGCGTTGCGCACGCTGACCGCATCCGGGCACAGTTTCTGGAGCCGAGCGTCACCGACGACTACAAGGTGTCTCCATCGTGGCACCCCGACCTCCCGGCCGCCCGGTCTTTTATTCTCGACGAATGGGAGATCCCTGCATCAGTGGTCGCACCGGCATTCGAGCGGCTCGAAGCGGCACGGGATGCATGGGCGTGA